Proteins encoded together in one Telopea speciosissima isolate NSW1024214 ecotype Mountain lineage chromosome 6, Tspe_v1, whole genome shotgun sequence window:
- the LOC122663638 gene encoding alcohol dehydrogenase-like 4, which produces MGSLFDETSNGFTSFQTAGKVITSKAAIVWGPGQPFVIEEVKVDPPQRMEVRIKILYTSVCHTDLSAWKGENVAHRAYPRILGHEAAGVVESVGEGVLDMREGDHVIPIFNGECGHCVYCKSEKTNLCETFRVNPLKKVMHNDGKSRFTSRHGQPIYHFLNTSTFSEYTVLDSACVVKIHPEAPLKKMTLLACCVSTGLGAAWNTAKVQAGSTIAIFGLGSVGLAVAQGARARGASKIIGIDINPQKFITGQSMGVTDFINPNDLQEPLHEKIVEMTGGGVDYSFECVGNLGVLREAFLSTHDGWGLTVILGIHLLPKMLPFHPMELFEGRKLIGSVFGDFKGKTQFPDFVDQCMRGVVNLDGFITHELPFTKINEAFQLLIDGKSLRCLLLH; this is translated from the exons aTGGGAAGCTTGTTCGATGAAACTTCTAATGGCTTCACTTCATTTCAGACAGCTGGAAAGGTCATTACGAGTAAGG CTGCAATTGTTTGGGGACCGGGACAGCCATTTGTAATAGAAGAAGTGAAAGTCGATCCTCCTCAAAGGATGGAGGTTCGGATTAAGATCCTCTACACTTCAGTCTGTCATACCGATCTCAGTGCTTGGAAAGGCGAG aacGTGGCGCATCGAGCCTATCCTCGAATCCTTGGCCACGAAGCTGCCGG AGTCGTGGAGAGCGTGGGAGAAGGGGTGTTGGACATGAGAGAAGGTGATCACGTGATTCCCATCTTCAATGGAGAGTGTGGACACTGCGTCTACTGCAAATCAGAGAAGACTAACCTGTGCGAGACGTTCCGAGTCAATCCGCTCAAGAAGGTGATGCACAACGACGGCAAGTCGAGGTTCACGAGCAGACATGGCCAACCCATCTACCACTTCCTTAACACCTCCACTTTCAGCGAGTACACCGTCCTCGACTCCGCCTGCGTTGTTAAGATCCATCCGGAGGCTCCTCTAAAGAAAATGACCTTGCTTGCCTGTTGCGTTTCTACAG GGTTGGGAGCAGCATGGAACACAGCGAAGGTGCAAGCAGGTTCCACAATAGCCATCTTTGGGTTGGGCAGTGTGGGACTAGCT gtTGCACAAGGAGCAAGAGCAAGAGGAGCTTCTAAGATAATCGGCATCGACATCAATCCACAAAAATTCATCACGG GACAATCGATGGGAGTCACGGATTTCATCAATCCTAACGATCTCCAGGAACCCTTGCATGAG AAAATAGTGGAAATGACAGGAGGAGGAGTAGACTACAGCTTTGAGTGTGTAGGGAACCTAGGGGTTTTGCGTGAGGCCTTCTTATCTACACATGAT GGTTGGGGGTTGACAGTAATTTTAGGAATTCATCTTTTACCAAAGATGCTCCCCTTCCATCCAATGGAGTTGTTTGAAGGTAGGAAACTGATCGGATCAGTCTTTGGAGACTTCAAAGGAAAGACACAATTCCCTGATTTTGTTGATCAATGCATGCGTGGG GTAGTGAACTTAGATGGTTTCATAACTCATGAGCTTCCCTTCACCAAAATAAACGAAGCATTCCAATTGCTGATCGATGGCAAATCTTTGAGGTGCCTCCTGCTGCATTAA
- the LOC122663888 gene encoding uncharacterized protein LOC122663888, giving the protein MGNCVFQGVGEVEVEEVIKVVTSNGGIMELYAPLTAEFITSEFPGHGIFRSQYLFSEQPLLHNEELLVGELYYLLPLNTSIHRRAIFTAGIRSTCVSSSSSSSSSLVTPYRMSFDSQGILKRSESEVLSRQQYNNNNNNNNNYNTGVWKVKLVISPEQLAEILSQETRTEALIESVRTVAKCGNGAIASAANSDQWSISSSWKASSSDRHGLFDF; this is encoded by the coding sequence ATGGGGAACTGTGTGTTTCAAGGGGTAGGGgaagtagaagtagaagaggTAATAAAAGTGGTGACATCAAACGGTGGGATCATGGAGCTCTACGCACCTTTAACTGCCGAGTTCATCACCAGTGAATTCCCAGGCCACGGCATATTCCGAAGCCAATATCTCTTCTCGGAGCAGCCACTCCTCCACAACGAGGAGCTTCTAGTTGGAGAACTGTATTACCTTCTTCCCCTCAACACTAGCATCCATAGGAGAGCAATATTCACTGCTGGTATCAGATCCACCTgcgtctcctcctcctcctcctcctcctcgtccCTCGTTACACCCTATCGGATGTCATTCGACAGCCAAGGAATCCTAAAGAGGTCCGAGAGCGAGGTTCTGTCGAGACaacaatacaacaacaacaacaacaacaacaacaactacaacaCAGGAGTGTGGAAGGTGAAGCTGGTGAtaagcccagaacagctggcgGAGATATTGTCCCAAGAGACACGCACGGAGGCGTTGATTGAGAGTGTCAGGACGGTGGCCAAGTGCGGGAATGGAGCAATCGCATCTGCAGCTAATTCTGATCAGTGGAGCATCTCCAGCAGTTGGAAGGCTTCCTCCTCCGACAGGCATGGCCTCTTTGATTTCTAG
- the LOC122666097 gene encoding uncharacterized protein LOC122666097, with product MSGSNLEELDREETEEDLVMCMTLLMYAQESSLHTREPIRDSALTGPERVREVLEGHVDRCYEQYKMERHVFFNLCTLMREQGWLEDSRYVRVDEQLAMFITMVGRNQRVRDIAEHFQHSPETIGRHFNTVLEAFLKLGEVNIRPPPFDKIAPEIKNDPKKYLFFKDCIGAIDGTHIDARVPLYKQIPYRGRKGQTTQNVMCACSHDMKFTFVNSGWEGSANDCRVFATALVDPTLHFPHPPPGKYYVVDSGYPSTTGFLTPFKGQRYHL from the exons ATGTCTGGTTCAAACTTGGAAGAACTAGATAGGGAAGAAACTGAAGAAGATTTGGTTATGTGTATGACTCTACTTATGTATGCACAAGAGAGTTCACTACACACTAGAGAGCCCATTCGTGATAGTGCACTAACAGGCCCAGAACGTGTACGTGAGGTCTTGGAAGGTCATGTAGATAGGTGTTATGAACAATACAAAATGGAACGacatgtcttcttcaacctctgtACGCTAATGCGGGAGCAAGGATGGTTGGAAGATAGTCGATATGTTAGAGTTGACGAGCAGCTAGCAATGTTCATAACTATGGTTGGTCGAAACCAGCGGGTAAGAGATATAGCTGAACATTTTCAGCATTCACCAGAGACCATTGGTAGGCATTTTAATACAGTACTGGAGGCTTTCCTCAAGTTAGGGGAAGTTAACATAAGACCACCACCATTTGATAAGATTGCCCCAGAAATTAAGAATGATCCCAAAAAGTATCTTTTTTTCAAG GATTGTATTGGTGCTATCGATGGAACTCATATAGATGCACGTGTTCCTCTATACAAACAAATACCTTATAGAGGGAGAAAGGGACAAACAACACAGAACGTCATGTGTGCGTGTTCACATGACATGAAATTCACTTTTGTGAATAGTGGCTGGGAGGGATCCGCAAATGATTGTCGAGTATTTGCAACGGCACTCGTAGATCCAACCTTACActttcctcatcctcctccag GCAAATATTACGTAGTAGATTCTGGATATCCATCTACTACAGGGTTTTTAACACCATTCAAGGGACAACGGTATCATCTCTGA
- the LOC122666096 gene encoding L10-interacting MYB domain-containing protein-like translates to MSNSQGVTENARWTQENVNLFVELMVGEVRKGNRTTQTFNKAGWRNISNEYKAKTGISYTMLQLRNKMAKLRQEYSSFKKLMDTTGFGWNSLTRTCTVDDESIWETHIQANPKWAKFKKDGLPQWPELCIIFGDTYASGDGNVGSRNAVSSNVDSRSMENMDEEIGESSDAEEVDPFVDSEPEATPIHTPTHYHNRTPNTKRKRRGNSDLSMASKAIQVMVKSRLERDASLSTTSRNTEMQFSIARALEVLETVNNVDEELYEKAAVKIMADPQWREAFISCPAHHKIIFLRLL, encoded by the exons ATGTCCAATTCACAAGGTGTCACTGAGAATGCTAGGTGGACCCAAGAAAATGTCAACCTTTTTGTTGAGTTAATGGTAGGAGAGGTTAGGAAGGGGAATAGGACTACTCAAACCTTTAACAAAGCAGGTTGGAGAAACATTTCGAATGAATACAAAGCAAAAACTGGTATATCTTATACTATGCTCCAGTTGAGGAATAAAATGGCAAAACTGAGGCAGGAATATAGCAGTTTCAAAAAGTTGATGGATACAACTGGATTTGGGTGGAATAGCTTGACACGAACTTGCACAGTCGATGATGAATCTATATGGGAAACACACATACAG GCAAATCCTAAATGGGCAAAGTTCAAGAAGGATGGTCTTCCACAATGGCCTGAACTGTGCATTATATTTGGAGACACTTATGCAAGTGGTGATGGGAATGTAGGTAGTCGTAATGCTGTGTCATCAAATGTTGACTCAAGGAGCATGGAGAATATGGATGAGGAGATTGGGGAATCTAGTGATGCTGAGGAAGTCGATCCATTTGTAGACTCTGAACCTGAAGCTACCCCCATACATACACCAACCCATTATCATAATAGGACTCCAAatacaaagagaaaaagaaggggaaactcTGATTTATCAATGGCTTCCAAGGCCATTCAAGTGATGGTCAAATCAAGGTTGGAGAGAGATGCTAGTTTGTCTACCACATCCAGGAATACTGAAATGCAATTTAGCATTGCTAGGGCCTTAGAGGTACTAGAGACAGTCAACAATGTAGATGAAGAATTATATGAGAAGGCAGCTGTCAAGATAATGGCAGACCCGCAATGGAGAGAGGCTTTCATTTCATGCCCTGCACACCACAAGATCATATTTCTTAGACTTCTTTAA